The DNA region CAGAGCTTTGAGGGAAACTATACTTTCTGCTATCGAAAGTCAGGGTTAGAAACGGAACCAGGGATCATCCCTCTGGTTTGGACCGGTTTCCAGGGCTTCCTGGGAAGAGAGGCCTCTGGGGACCAGGCCTACCATAAGGGGGACACATTGCCCTGGAGAATGAGGCCCACCGGTAGGACTCCAGGGAAGATGGACAGAGCTGTTACCTGCACAGAGCTGCTGGGCAGAGATGGAGTCAGAATTGTTGCTGACGGGGTTCCAGGCTGTGCAGGTGTAAGTCAGCTCTTGGTTGTTAGGAGTCTGGAAGACTTGGAGAACGCTACCCTCTGTCCCCATGGGACTCCAAGTGTATGTCACATTGCTTTCTTCTTTCCCCATGGAGCATGTCAGTGTGACATTACAAGTACTGTTCGAAGATGTCGTTATACTCTGAATAATTTTCGGCTTCCCAAGCCTACCTATGGAGGGGAAACACATTAGCCCATACCAGCTTGTGAGGGACAActgctatatttaaaaatttttttcccccaaatgttTATTAAACACAGCTATCATGTAAAAGCAAagtataaaaagttaaaataaaataaaccatattCAAAACAGACAGAATAAATACTCAAAACTCAtcactttctaattttttgacAATTTACCATTATTTATGCTCTAAAAGTTATTTATATCTATGTATCTGTCTTTTGTAATGATGTGTAAAGTCTTTCCAACTCTGCATgtcttaaaatgttctatttgtGACATCCTGGATGGTTCTTGAAGCTATGATGTTAATAAATCAGGTGAAAAAGGATAaaaaccatatgacttcactcatatgtgaaatataaaacaaaaagtaacagactatcaaaataaaacaaaaactgagacacagacaTCAGAATGGAGGTGACCAAAGGGGAAGACAGGTAGggcaaagggggtcaaatatattaTGGAAGGAAACTAAACTTTGGGAAGTGAGCACACAATATTGTATACAGATGTTGtctacctgaaatttatataatgttattaaccaatgtcacctgaatacatttaatataaaaaatcagccacagtgggagtatttccatcacaggaattggcaaatgctacaaacTTGGACTTGACTtattgtcttgttgatggttgCTCTAGACTTAAGAAAGCAATGGAGGAAAGGTTACTAAAGAAGATTAAACTTAAAAGTGTGTCCTGTCTATAGCCATTACATTgcaaatagcaacaacaacaacaacaaaataaaaaaaataaaaacaaattagaaaatattcttCCAGTATTTGAAAGCCACTATCCAATTCAGCAAAGAAGTTGCAACTAAATGTACAAAGGgatgaaaacaaacattttaaagttattgcgataagctgctatgaatatttgtatACAAGTTTCTGCCTGAAATAAGATTTTGTTTCTCTGAGATAAATGCCCaagaatgaaatcatatgtaaaaccattttttttaatttaaaaaatgtattgtgataaaatatacatggCATAACATTTAGTAttctaaccatttttaaaaatatattttattgattttttacagagaggaagggagagagatagagaattagaaacatcgatcagctgcctcctgcacatctcctactggggatgtgcccacaaccaaggtacatgccctcgaccggaatcgaatctgggacccttcagtccgcaggccgacgctctattcactgagccaaaccagcttcggcttaaccatttttaattgtacagttaagtacattcacattgttgtgcaaacatcaccgCTATTTATCTGAgaacttctcccctccccctttaaaATAGGTTCTATCTTTTAGAGCAATTTAAGGTTCTTAAAAAAACGGAGTAGAAAGTACAGGGAGTTACCATATGTACCCTGCCCCATTCACTCACAGCCTCCTCCATCATCAACATCCCCAGCAGAGTGGTCCACACAATAGATAATGTACATTGATGCACTATCATGATCACCCAAAGTTCACAGGTGATATACACTCTCGGTGTTGTAtattctatgagttttgacaaatatatagtGACATGTATTCAGCATTATAGATCATACAGTAGAGTTTCACTGCCCTGAAAGCCCTCAGAGGTGCTCTGCTTActtatccctccctcccccaaacccctggCAAGCACCAATCCTTTACTGTCTCCATGGTTTAAGTTACCTCCATGCCTTTTCATGGCTTTTTAGCTCTCTCCAGATCTCAGAACTTCTAAgaataatttttcattaaaaaaaaaaaaaagccaatctatttaaattcccaccagcaatgtatgagtgatccagtttctccacatcctcaccagcatttagGGTTATCACTATTTTCCATTTTGGCCATTTTGGATTAAACAAaacaacttgctcaaggtcacacagctggcaagagGTCTAATTCcaactaaaatatttcttaatatgtGAATGGTTAAATAATCTAGTACATCTATGCTATGAATGGTTCTCCTATAATGAAAGATATAAACTATTGATACTTACAATAGTTAGGATGACTCCTCAAAAGCAtgcatactgtgtgattccatctATGTAAACATTTGTGAACTAACATAATTACAGATATGAAAAATGGATTAATGTCTTCCAGGAGcttgggaggggaaaggggaagtAATGAGTGACTATAAAGGGATGAGGAACTTCTGGTGATGGCATAATTAAgtatcttgattgtggtagtAGTTACGTGAAGCTACattttatctgtatatataaaagccttaagCGACCAAACAACCTAACAACCGAATGACAGatcgctatgatgcgtactgaccaccagggggtagacactcaatgcaggagctgcccccgggtagtcagtgcgctcccacagagggagcgctgctcagctgaccgacctGTCCCAGTGGCTCACAGCCCGGCAGCAGCCACGCCCTCCCTCAGCAGTCCTGCAgttccaatctctggagaatgggccaggcaccgatGGACTGGTGCCACCGGCACAATCACGACAgtgccgcttcccctccctagatgctccgcaAGTAAGAAATGATATGAAAGTGGCCACCAGGTAGCTTCCGACAACTGGTGCGAACATCAGTGGGATAGATCTGGATCCCAGGCCGGCAAGGGCATCCTACTGCCCGCCTGGAGGGCTGATTGCATTCTGATCCCCCCACCTCAGGacaggcaccagatgcagggctcatagCTGTCGAGCGCCACTGTggtggcacgagcctctcccgATAGGGACTGACTGGGCATAAGCCCACATCAGGTGCAGAGGGGCCAGGATGAACAGGAGTGGTAGGCAGGAGttgcaggtggcgttggactgcgggtttcagcccgatccccgcaggcaaccctgagggatcccacttgttcacaaattcatgcaccgggcctctagtatatataaaagcctaagtgacctttcgAATGTTTGACCATTTGGTAGCTAACATATGCATTGGCATGAAAACACAttggcatgaaaacatggaacagactgatgaatctcagagagatgggggagggcAAGATGAGATTCACCacagatcttatatgcatactagaggcccagtgcatggatttgtgcactggtggagtcccttggcctggcctagggaaatcaggccgaaaccagcagtccaacatcccctgtggggtcccagattgtgagagggtgcaggccaggctgagggaccccactggtgcacaaatccgtgcctGGGCCTCTACTATGTAAATAAATTGCACAGAGCGACACGTATACTCACACATAAATCAGTGCCTGTGTAAGTAGTGAAATCTAAAGTAAGCTCTATTTCTTGCACAGATgccaatttcctggttttgatattaaactatctatatatataaaagcctaattggcaaagtgtcccctctggagtttgaCTGACAGGGAGTCCCTTCGCTCGCTATGATGagcgatgaccaccagggggcagcacagaacgaaggaaggccctggccagcagctggcagctgctagggaccctactggtgcacaaatttcttgcactgggcctctagtagttatataagatgttaccattgggaGAGGCTGAGTATAGTGGACACAGAACCTCCCTGTACATGTCTTTACACCTTTCTATGTAcctgtaattatttcaaaataaaaagttttctaaAGTACTTTGCACACACTGTCTCACGTTGTCCTCACAATAACCATGGGAAGTGAGTAGTAtgattattcacattttatagaaaagaaaatcaaggcCACGGGACAAATGCTGATAGAAGGTTACATTGCTAAAAACAAGCAAAGCCACACCCTCTTGAAAAGTATTAATATAGTGATGCTTATTTATAAGCATAAAATGATTTAGGGATCCCAGTAGTCAGAAATACAGTTGTTCTGCAATAGCAAATttgcaaagtaaaaataaaaaaacaagcccTTTATCTTCCCACGACTTACGATAAACTTGAAGTTTGTAGGTCCTGGTGAGTGTCTCCTTTTCAGAGTTCTTTATATTTATGTCAGCTTTGTAGATTGCTGCATCTTCCATCCTCAGATTGCTGATCTCCAAATTGTAGTTCTGACTTGAGACGTTTACTCGTTGTTTATAGTTTTGGTGGGTCACAATGACTTGGGGGGGTGTGCCTGGGAGGGCCACTACAACAGCAACGGATGTTTTGGAACTCACCCAGTTAATGTTGGTAATTTGCTGtatgttttgaatatttaaagGGAAAGTAACTGTTTCCCCCAGAATCCCATTCACGGTGAGCATGTTTGTGTTGCTTTCAGCTGCTTCCAGACCTGAGGACATAAATAGAAAATTGTAGCCATTTGGCTGTTGCACTGTTCAGAGCTTCCTGTCTCCCCAGGCTGGAGTCTCCCTTAGGCGCTCCCATGGATGCAGATCACCCAGTTTCTTGAGGATGCCTTTTTGTTTTGGCATTCTACCCTAGACATATTTAATATGTTATGatggatacatttttttaaggatTATCATTCAAAAATGAAGTTTCCCAGTGAATTTCCAGGGAtccatttaattaaaaacatgtttatctAGACTTATAGACTCTGAGAGCTAGAAGGAACATAAGCCTCCATGAGGTCTGAGATATTGAATGTCTTTCTTTCCCAATATCAGATGTCCAAGAAGTGGAAGAGTTGGGGGAGGGCCTGGGATGGCTCCCTTGGTCTTTGCAAAAAGGTTACATTTATGCTTCTATTCCTGGAAGGTACAGTGCTCTGGAGTAAATACTCTCTAAGCTGACGATTTGGGGGATCTTTTTTGTTAACTAGTGTATCTCCAGTCCCTGGAAGAGTACCTGACACACAGTGGGTGGTTAGTAAATAATTCTGGGACATAGTGATAAATGGATTCCACTTGTGTGTTGCCTAGAATGTCTTGGAACAACTTCTGAAGTAAAGTTCATCTATTCATTCAGATGTTTATGAATGAATGCATATAGTTATTCAAGGTCAGCTTTGTTTCAGATTCTGTGGTAGGTACTTATTAATGTAATCTATAATACGAATGTTTGTTGAGCAAACTACTCTTTTAAGCATTAGGAAAAACACACTGAGGCCAGGAGACAAACTACTGATGGAAGATTACAGAACTAATGTAATAAGGAGTTGGGGTTAcaatggtgaacaaaaatagatatacttCCTGCTCTCCAGAATGTAACAGTTAAATAAAGAGACCAATGTGGACGAGGTAACCACAAACGGTTAAAGACAAAGCAAGTAAGTATTATGGTGGTTGAGAGAGAATAGCAAGAGGGACTTGATCTGTTTTGGGAATCCAGGAACACTTTCTAGTAAAAGCTGAGGGATGAgtgtatttatttagttattcctcacctgaggatatttttccattggacttttagagagagtggaagagagagggaaagacagagagaaacatcaatgtgagagaaacacatcggttggttgcctcctgtatgattcctgaccagggcccggaccAGGGAGGAGTgtgcaaccgaagtatgtgcccttgattggatttgaactcgggacccttcggtctacaggctgacactctatccactgagccaaaccggtcagagcaaGAATGAGTGTTTTTAAAATCTaacatgagaaaaaaaagaattaaaggtttatttttctttccctccaccacctaataaaataaagtgatttaATACATAATTTGTGAAATGaaaggcaatcctatataataaaagtctaatatgcaaattgacctaacggtggaatgaccagtggaacgacGGGCctctatgacactcactgaccaccagggggttggcactcaatgcaggagctgcccccagcccacagaccccaggccaaccaaggcgggtgccagtggggccccccATCGCTCCaccaatcaccccacagatgggccc from Myotis daubentonii chromosome 18, mMyoDau2.1, whole genome shotgun sequence includes:
- the CD84 gene encoding SLAM family member 5, whose translation is MAWPYLRILLLCLQTCLEAAESNTNMLTVNGILGETVTFPLNIQNIQQITNINWVSSKTSVAVVVALPGTPPQVIVTHQNYKQRVNVSSQNYNLEISNLRMEDAAIYKADINIKNSEKETLTRTYKLQVYRRLGKPKIIQSITTSSNSTCNVTLTCSMGKEESNVTYTWSPMGTEGSVLQVFQTPNNQELTYTCTAWNPVSNNSDSISAQQLCADSPTGLHIHRAGLLSGLTVLFLVIVILPSVLLFLFCKKGRGSPFKIFHKKPDAASKNTIYTYVNAPRDPQPAELRIYDEISLPKVDKTISTQDSKPPRTPSYVSVM